In one Bordetella pertussis 18323 genomic region, the following are encoded:
- a CDS encoding 5-formyltetrahydrofolate cyclo-ligase translates to MHTQNTAKNTAAALRARLRQSRAELTSSQRSRGALLMRGRLFTWLNLACEQAAAQGRPLSRVAAFWPMEDEPDLLPLLEQWVESGIAVCLPAVQERDAPLVFRDWTPDSAMRTGAYGVQEPAAGPAVVPDVVLVPTLGYTLDAARLGYGGGYYDRTLAAWQAAGASPTTIGIAWSEGLLPDDYQAAAHDIALDAILTPDGWVPGAPLVASGAAAGHRSAGSRFLLR, encoded by the coding sequence ATGCACACTCAAAATACCGCCAAGAATACCGCAGCCGCGCTGCGCGCGCGATTGCGGCAGTCCCGGGCCGAGCTGACCAGCAGCCAGCGCAGCCGCGGGGCGCTGTTGATGCGCGGACGTCTGTTCACCTGGCTCAACCTGGCCTGCGAACAGGCCGCCGCCCAGGGCCGCCCCCTTTCCCGCGTGGCCGCCTTCTGGCCCATGGAAGACGAACCCGACCTGCTGCCCCTGCTGGAGCAATGGGTCGAATCCGGCATCGCCGTCTGCCTGCCCGCCGTCCAGGAGCGCGACGCCCCGCTGGTGTTTCGGGACTGGACGCCCGACAGCGCCATGCGCACCGGCGCGTATGGCGTCCAGGAGCCCGCAGCCGGCCCGGCGGTGGTGCCGGACGTGGTGCTGGTGCCGACGCTGGGCTACACCCTGGACGCCGCTCGCCTGGGTTACGGCGGCGGCTACTACGACCGCACGCTGGCTGCCTGGCAGGCCGCCGGCGCGTCGCCGACCACCATCGGCATTGCCTGGTCGGAAGGGCTGCTGCCGGATGACTACCAGGCTGCCGCGCACGACATCGCCCTGGACGCCATTCTCACGCCCGACGGCTGGGTGCCGGGCGCTCCCCTGGTGGCCAGCGGCGCCGCGGCCGGCCACCGCAGCGCCGGCAGCCGTTTCCTGCTGCGCTGA
- a CDS encoding IS481-like element IS481 family transposase: MNTHKHARLTFLRRLEMVQQLIAHQVCVPEAARAYGVTAPTVRKWLGRFLAQGQTGLADASSRPTVSPRAIAPAKALAIVELRRKRLTQARIAQALGVSASTVSRVLARAGLSHLADLEPAEPVVRYEHQAPGDLLHIDIKKLGRIQRPGHRVTGNRRDTVEGAGWDFVFVAIDDHARVAFTDIHPDERFPSAVQFLKDAVAYYQRLGVTIQRLLTDNGSAFRSRAFAALCHELGIKHRFTRPYRPQTNGKAERFIQSALREWAYAHTYQNSQHRADAMKSWLHHYNWHRPHQGIGRAVPISRLNLDEYNLLTVHT, translated from the coding sequence ATGAACACCCATAAGCATGCCCGATTGACCTTCCTACGTCGACTCGAAATGGTCCAGCAATTGATCGCCCATCAAGTTTGTGTGCCTGAAGCGGCCCGCGCCTATGGGGTCACCGCGCCGACTGTGCGCAAATGGCTGGGCCGCTTCCTGGCTCAGGGCCAGACGGGCTTGGCCGATGCGTCCTCGCGCCCGACGGTCTCGCCCCGAGCGATTGCGCCGGCCAAGGCGCTGGCTATCGTGGAGCTGCGCCGCAAGCGGCTGACCCAAGCGCGCATCGCCCAGGCGCTGGGCGTGTCAGCCAGCACCGTCAGCCGCGTCCTGGCCCGCGCCGGTCTGTCGCACCTGGCCGACCTGGAGCCGGCCGAGCCGGTGGTGCGCTACGAGCATCAGGCCCCCGGCGATCTGCTGCACATCGACATCAAGAAGCTGGGACGTATCCAGCGCCCTGGCCACCGGGTCACGGGCAACCGACGCGATACCGTTGAGGGGGCCGGCTGGGACTTCGTCTTCGTGGCCATCGATGACCACGCCCGCGTGGCCTTCACCGACATCCACCCCGACGAGCGCTTCCCCAGCGCCGTCCAGTTCCTCAAGGACGCAGTGGCCTACTACCAGCGCCTGGGCGTGACCATCCAGCGCTTGCTCACCGACAATGGCTCGGCCTTTCGCAGCCGCGCCTTCGCCGCGCTGTGCCATGAGCTGGGCATCAAGCACCGCTTTACCCGACCTTACCGCCCACAGACCAATGGCAAGGCCGAACGCTTCATCCAGTCGGCCTTGCGTGAGTGGGCTTACGCTCACACCTACCAGAACTCCCAACACCGAGCCGATGCCATGAAATCCTGGCTACACCACTACAACTGGCATCGACCCCACCAAGGCATCGGGCGCGCTGTACCCATCTCCAGACTCAACCTGGACGAATACAACCTATTGACAGTTCACACCTAG
- a CDS encoding MFS transporter — MPAIRQSYERNMQGNHQTATHQPVRASIAAFVGTMIEWYDFYIYATAAALVFGKLFFPSVDGFYGTLAAFGTFAVGFLARPLGGAVFGHIGDRIGRKKSLVITLLLMGTVTVLIGLLPTYASIGIWAPILLVALRFIQGIAVGGEWGGAVLMAGEHSPDRSKRTFFASFAQLGSPAGLILSMLMFKLVTSLDDAAFMDWGWRVPFLFSAALLVVGFAIRLSVNESPDFLAEQAEKARLKDAAAKQAADKAPIVEVLRGASGLLALAVGANVLGIAGFYFTNTFMLAYTTQYVGLSRGVILDCLLVVSVMQFIITPLSAYIATRIGSRRFLLITSFLSIFTPYVMFNMVDQGTLTSLTLGVGLAVVCLGAYYAVIAGYVSDSFPTRIRYTGISMAYQLSGAIFGGLTPILGTILAEKFQGHWWPLALLFSGISLLSMISVIFLANHRTDAMTAPLRSA; from the coding sequence GTGCCGGCCATCCGCCAGTCATACGAGAGAAACATGCAGGGGAATCACCAAACGGCTACCCATCAGCCGGTGCGCGCGTCCATCGCCGCATTCGTCGGCACCATGATCGAGTGGTACGACTTCTATATCTACGCCACGGCAGCCGCCCTGGTATTCGGCAAACTGTTCTTCCCGTCGGTCGACGGCTTCTACGGCACCCTGGCCGCGTTCGGCACCTTCGCCGTGGGCTTCCTGGCGCGTCCGCTGGGCGGCGCGGTGTTCGGCCATATCGGCGACCGCATCGGCCGCAAGAAGTCGCTGGTCATCACGCTGCTGCTGATGGGCACGGTCACGGTGCTGATCGGCCTGCTGCCCACCTATGCCTCCATCGGCATCTGGGCCCCGATCCTGCTGGTGGCGCTGCGCTTCATCCAGGGGATTGCCGTGGGCGGCGAGTGGGGCGGCGCCGTCCTGATGGCCGGCGAACACTCGCCCGACCGCAGCAAGCGCACCTTCTTCGCCTCGTTCGCGCAGCTGGGCAGCCCGGCCGGCCTGATCCTGTCGATGCTGATGTTCAAGCTGGTGACCTCGCTGGACGACGCCGCCTTCATGGACTGGGGCTGGCGCGTGCCGTTCCTGTTCAGCGCCGCGCTGCTGGTGGTGGGCTTCGCGATCCGCCTGAGCGTGAACGAGTCGCCCGACTTCCTGGCCGAGCAGGCCGAGAAGGCGCGCCTGAAGGACGCCGCCGCGAAGCAGGCCGCCGACAAGGCGCCCATCGTGGAAGTGCTGCGCGGCGCCTCCGGCCTGCTGGCCCTGGCCGTGGGCGCCAACGTGCTGGGCATCGCCGGCTTCTACTTCACCAACACGTTCATGCTGGCCTACACCACGCAGTACGTGGGGCTGAGCCGCGGCGTCATCCTCGACTGCCTGCTGGTGGTGTCGGTGATGCAATTCATCATCACGCCGCTGTCGGCCTACATCGCCACCCGCATCGGCAGCCGGCGCTTCCTGCTGATCACCTCGTTCCTGTCGATCTTCACGCCGTACGTGATGTTCAACATGGTCGACCAGGGCACGCTGACCAGCCTGACGCTGGGCGTGGGCCTGGCCGTGGTCTGCCTGGGCGCCTACTATGCGGTGATCGCCGGCTACGTGAGCGACAGCTTCCCCACCCGCATCCGCTATACCGGCATTTCCATGGCCTACCAATTGTCGGGCGCCATCTTCGGCGGCCTGACGCCCATCCTGGGCACCATCCTGGCCGAGAAGTTCCAGGGCCACTGGTGGCCGCTGGCCCTGCTGTTCAGCGGCATCTCGCTGCTGTCGATGATTTCGGTAATCTTCCTGGCCAACCATCGCACCGATGCGATGACGGCCCCGCTGCGGAGCGCATGA
- a CDS encoding cob(I)yrinic acid a,c-diamide adenosyltransferase, whose protein sequence is MANRLSVIATRTGDDGSTGLGDGSRVGKDTARIAALGDVDELNSVLGLLRAETLPAEMDADLSTIQHDLFDMGAELCIPGHIALADEQVAHLDARLAHYNAGLAPLREFILPGGSRAAALCHLGRTVARRAERSVVALARAEVVNAPVRQYLNRLSDLLFVLARHVNQAQGARDVYWASRHARPAD, encoded by the coding sequence ATGGCCAACCGCTTGTCCGTAATTGCCACCCGTACCGGAGACGACGGCAGCACCGGCCTGGGCGACGGCTCGCGTGTCGGCAAGGACACCGCCCGCATCGCGGCGCTGGGCGATGTCGACGAGCTCAACAGCGTGCTCGGCCTGCTGCGGGCCGAAACCCTGCCCGCCGAGATGGACGCCGACCTGTCGACCATCCAGCACGACCTGTTCGACATGGGCGCCGAGCTGTGCATCCCGGGCCACATCGCGCTGGCCGACGAGCAGGTCGCCCACCTGGATGCGCGGCTGGCGCACTACAACGCCGGCCTGGCGCCGCTGCGCGAGTTCATCCTGCCCGGCGGCTCGCGCGCCGCGGCGCTGTGCCACCTGGGCCGCACCGTGGCCCGCCGCGCCGAGCGCAGCGTGGTGGCGCTGGCGCGCGCCGAAGTGGTCAACGCGCCGGTCCGCCAGTACCTCAACCGCCTGTCCGACCTGCTGTTCGTCCTGGCGCGCCACGTCAACCAGGCGCAGGGCGCGCGCGACGTGTACTGGGCCAGCCGCCACGCCCGGCCGGCCGACTAG
- a CDS encoding IS481-like element IS481 family transposase — protein MNTHKHARLTFLRRLEMVQQLIAHQVCVPEAARAYGVTAPTVRKWLGRFLAQGQAGLADASSRPTVSPRAIAPAKALAIVELRRKRLTQARIAQALGVSASTVSRVLARAGLSHLADLEPAEPVVRYEHQAPGDLLHIDIKKLGRIQRPGHRVTGNRRDTVEGAGWDFVFVAIDDHARVAFTDIHPDERFPSAVQFLKDAVAYYQRLGVTIQRLLTDNGSAFRSRAFAALCHELGIKHRFTRPYRPQTNGKAERFIQSALREWAYAHTYQNSQHRADAMKSWLHHYNWHRPHQGIGRAVPISRLNLDEYNLLTVHT, from the coding sequence ATGAACACCCATAAGCATGCCCGATTGACCTTCCTACGTCGACTCGAAATGGTCCAGCAATTGATCGCCCATCAAGTTTGTGTGCCTGAAGCGGCCCGCGCCTATGGGGTCACCGCGCCGACTGTGCGCAAATGGCTGGGCCGCTTCCTGGCTCAGGGCCAGGCGGGCTTGGCCGATGCGTCCTCGCGCCCGACGGTCTCGCCCCGAGCGATTGCGCCGGCCAAGGCGCTGGCTATCGTGGAGCTGCGCCGCAAGCGGCTGACCCAAGCGCGCATCGCCCAGGCGCTGGGCGTGTCAGCCAGCACCGTCAGCCGCGTCCTGGCCCGCGCCGGTCTGTCGCACCTGGCCGACCTGGAGCCGGCCGAGCCGGTGGTGCGCTACGAGCATCAGGCCCCCGGCGATCTGCTGCACATCGACATCAAGAAGCTGGGACGTATCCAGCGCCCTGGCCACCGGGTCACGGGCAACCGACGCGATACCGTTGAGGGGGCCGGCTGGGACTTCGTCTTCGTGGCCATCGATGACCACGCCCGCGTGGCCTTCACCGACATCCACCCCGACGAGCGCTTCCCCAGCGCCGTCCAGTTCCTCAAGGACGCAGTGGCCTACTACCAGCGCCTGGGCGTGACCATCCAGCGCTTGCTCACCGACAATGGCTCGGCCTTTCGCAGCCGCGCCTTCGCCGCGCTGTGCCATGAGCTGGGCATCAAGCACCGCTTTACCCGACCTTACCGCCCACAGACCAATGGCAAGGCCGAACGCTTCATCCAGTCGGCCTTGCGTGAGTGGGCTTACGCTCACACCTACCAGAACTCCCAACACCGAGCCGATGCCATGAAATCCTGGCTACACCACTACAACTGGCATCGACCCCACCAAGGCATCGGGCGCGCTGTACCCATCTCCAGACTCAACCTGGACGAATACAACCTATTGACAGTTCACACCTAG
- a CDS encoding lytic transglycosylase domain-containing protein → MKRVLEARRYQKLALRDAADGMRGWLPVLALFTAACAPVDAQQRAAASTAPAAVPMQAAPDAEQARRPIAVPPAVLAGLPPAPQTPAQQAVVAAREASQRKQWSVLGALAPQARTDPLGMYPEYWLLRYQLWSPPGGRRPDAELQRFLAAHAGSYLEDRLRGDWIQAAARAGDFETVRRLGPVKQGNAQIACAGLDARHMTGQRASAAEAVAAFAPGTACWALYDQLVADGVLGWDEIQPQLRDAIEAGKLSDARKLAQYIFEPKDQKSYDQMMKNPMKWLVRQDKSPVGRNEKELVTLALARLNKPDVSVADSYLRREWSRHLPRQNLAWVRSQYALVAVLNQDPRAYEWYREAGAVRMTEYSHAWKVRSALRQPRIDWKWVIEAIEGMPPSQQAEPVWVYWKARGQAALGRAQQASQAYASIADQFNFYGQLAAEELGRRITVPPAPAPVTDAEIAEARAHPGLRRAIYLFRLGWRAEAVPEWNFSLRGMSDRQLFAAAELARAEGIYDRVVNTSERTAEQFDFSQRFIAPFEGRVSAKARAIDLDPAWVYGLIRQESRFIMDARSHAGASGLMQLMPATAKWVAGKIGMSDFRPGSVNDFDVNTELGTQYLNIVLQGLDGSQVLASAGYNAGPGRPRNWRASFGHPVEGAIFAETIPFNETRLYVKNVMSNAVYYAAMFSGQPQSLKERLGSIVPPQAALATNQR, encoded by the coding sequence ATGAAACGAGTGCTTGAAGCAAGACGGTATCAGAAATTGGCGCTCCGTGACGCGGCCGACGGCATGCGTGGCTGGCTGCCGGTGCTGGCGCTTTTCACGGCGGCCTGTGCGCCGGTGGACGCGCAGCAACGCGCCGCGGCCAGCACCGCGCCTGCCGCGGTGCCGATGCAGGCCGCGCCCGATGCCGAACAGGCCAGGCGGCCCATCGCGGTGCCGCCGGCGGTGCTGGCCGGCTTGCCGCCGGCGCCGCAGACTCCCGCCCAGCAGGCCGTGGTGGCCGCGCGCGAAGCGTCCCAGCGCAAGCAGTGGTCCGTGCTCGGCGCGCTGGCGCCGCAAGCCAGGACGGATCCGCTGGGCATGTACCCGGAGTACTGGCTGCTGCGCTACCAGCTCTGGAGTCCGCCCGGCGGCCGCCGGCCGGACGCGGAACTGCAGCGGTTCCTGGCCGCGCATGCCGGCAGCTACCTGGAGGACCGCCTGCGCGGCGACTGGATCCAGGCGGCGGCGCGCGCCGGAGACTTCGAGACCGTGCGCCGCCTGGGGCCGGTCAAGCAGGGCAATGCGCAGATCGCCTGCGCCGGGCTCGACGCGCGCCACATGACCGGGCAGCGCGCCAGCGCCGCCGAGGCCGTGGCGGCGTTCGCGCCGGGCACGGCCTGTTGGGCCCTGTACGACCAACTGGTGGCCGACGGGGTGCTGGGCTGGGACGAGATCCAGCCGCAGCTGCGCGACGCCATCGAGGCCGGCAAGCTGTCCGATGCGCGCAAGCTGGCGCAATACATCTTCGAGCCGAAAGACCAGAAGAGCTACGACCAGATGATGAAAAACCCGATGAAGTGGCTGGTCCGCCAGGACAAGTCGCCGGTCGGGCGCAACGAGAAGGAGCTGGTCACGCTGGCCCTGGCCCGCCTGAACAAGCCGGATGTGAGCGTGGCGGACTCGTACCTGCGGCGCGAATGGTCGCGCCACCTGCCCAGGCAGAACCTGGCCTGGGTGCGCAGCCAGTACGCGCTGGTGGCGGTGCTCAACCAGGATCCGCGCGCCTACGAGTGGTACCGCGAAGCGGGCGCGGTGCGCATGACCGAGTACAGCCATGCCTGGAAAGTGCGCTCGGCCTTGCGCCAGCCGCGCATCGACTGGAAATGGGTCATCGAGGCCATCGAGGGCATGCCGCCGTCGCAGCAGGCCGAGCCCGTGTGGGTGTACTGGAAGGCCCGCGGCCAGGCCGCGCTGGGCCGCGCCCAGCAGGCCAGCCAGGCCTATGCCAGCATCGCCGACCAGTTCAATTTCTATGGCCAGCTGGCCGCCGAGGAACTGGGCCGCCGCATCACCGTGCCGCCGGCGCCCGCGCCGGTCACCGATGCCGAGATCGCCGAGGCCCGCGCGCATCCCGGCCTGCGCCGCGCGATCTACCTGTTCCGCCTGGGCTGGCGCGCCGAAGCCGTGCCGGAGTGGAATTTCTCGCTGCGCGGCATGTCCGACCGCCAGCTGTTCGCCGCCGCCGAGCTGGCGCGCGCCGAGGGCATCTACGACCGCGTGGTCAATACCTCCGAGCGCACCGCCGAGCAGTTCGATTTCAGCCAGCGCTTCATCGCGCCCTTCGAAGGCCGGGTCAGCGCCAAGGCGCGCGCCATCGACCTGGACCCGGCCTGGGTGTATGGCCTGATCCGCCAGGAATCGCGCTTCATCATGGATGCGCGCTCGCACGCGGGCGCGTCCGGCTTGATGCAGCTGATGCCGGCCACCGCCAAATGGGTGGCGGGCAAGATCGGCATGAGCGATTTCCGGCCTGGCTCGGTCAACGATTTCGACGTCAATACCGAGCTCGGCACGCAGTACCTGAACATCGTGCTGCAGGGGCTGGATGGTTCCCAGGTATTGGCCAGCGCCGGCTACAACGCCGGGCCGGGCCGTCCGCGCAATTGGCGCGCCTCGTTCGGCCACCCGGTCGAAGGCGCCATCTTCGCCGAAACCATCCCGTTCAACGAGACGCGCCTGTACGTCAAGAACGTCATGTCCAACGCCGTGTACTACGCCGCCATGTTCAGCGGACAACCGCAATCGCTGAAAGAGCGCCTGGGCAGCATCGTGCCGCCGCAGGCGGCCCTGGCCACCAACCAGCGATGA
- a CDS encoding LysR family transcriptional regulator, with the protein MSASPAPKKSAAALAPERLDWNLLRTFMFVVQERGVGRAATALHLSQPAVSQALKRLEQAVGGVLLYRRSGEFRLTNLGEEIYRLAREMYGMVARVEEAAIQDEDDIAGTLRLLVMSKIQSTAYDDFLAHFHRRYPKVEFSVDVMQSAAILDALAKRVPALGLCLCRKAIDTLERRLFLRHRYVVVCGRHHPFFSRRNVRVEDLMDQNFVCFASDQLGDTLSPLTIFRDQQGFTGRIVGTSPYLEEIRRMVVAGVGLSFLPEHLIRQDVLAGELRRLPPEHNVAEIDVFLAWHRQRKLSAAEQAFLAAFERFLHRTPLEMRAR; encoded by the coding sequence ATGTCCGCCAGCCCTGCTCCCAAGAAATCCGCCGCGGCGCTCGCTCCCGAGCGCCTGGACTGGAACCTGTTGCGCACCTTCATGTTCGTGGTGCAGGAACGCGGCGTCGGCCGCGCCGCGACCGCGCTGCACCTCAGCCAGCCCGCCGTCAGCCAGGCGCTCAAGCGGCTGGAGCAGGCGGTGGGCGGGGTGCTGCTCTACCGCCGCAGCGGCGAGTTCCGCCTCACCAACCTGGGCGAGGAAATCTATCGCCTGGCGCGCGAAATGTACGGCATGGTGGCGCGCGTCGAGGAAGCCGCCATCCAGGACGAGGACGATATCGCGGGCACCTTGCGGCTGCTGGTGATGAGCAAGATCCAGAGCACGGCCTACGACGATTTCCTGGCGCACTTCCACCGCCGCTATCCCAAGGTGGAGTTCTCCGTCGACGTCATGCAAAGCGCCGCCATTCTCGACGCGCTGGCCAAGCGGGTGCCGGCGCTGGGACTGTGCCTGTGCCGCAAGGCCATCGACACGCTGGAACGGCGCCTGTTCCTGCGCCATCGCTACGTGGTGGTGTGCGGCCGCCACCATCCCTTCTTCTCGCGCCGCAACGTGCGCGTCGAGGACCTGATGGACCAGAACTTCGTCTGCTTCGCCAGCGACCAGCTGGGCGACACGCTCTCGCCGCTGACGATCTTCCGCGACCAGCAGGGCTTCACCGGCCGTATCGTGGGCACCTCGCCCTATCTCGAGGAAATCCGCCGCATGGTCGTGGCCGGCGTGGGGCTCAGCTTCCTGCCCGAACACCTGATCCGCCAGGACGTGCTGGCCGGCGAACTGCGCCGCCTGCCGCCCGAGCACAACGTGGCCGAGATCGATGTGTTCCTGGCCTGGCACCGGCAGCGCAAGCTGAGCGCCGCCGAACAGGCCTTTCTGGCCGCGTTCGAGCGCTTCCTGCACCGCACCCCGCTGGAGATGCGGGCGCGCTGA
- a CDS encoding copper-binding protein, giving the protein MAFSRKYSSRMAVATAMAVVSLATPLAFAQQADATGEVRRVDAAAGKVSIKHDAISALDLPAMTLVYQIDPALLAGIKPGDKVRFTATRKDGRYVVTAISK; this is encoded by the coding sequence ATGGCTTTTTCCCGCAAATACTCGTCCCGGATGGCCGTCGCCACGGCCATGGCCGTGGTATCGCTGGCCACTCCGCTGGCATTTGCGCAGCAGGCCGACGCGACCGGCGAGGTGCGGCGCGTCGATGCCGCCGCCGGCAAGGTGTCGATCAAGCACGACGCGATCAGCGCGCTGGACCTGCCGGCCATGACGCTGGTCTATCAGATAGATCCTGCGCTGCTGGCCGGCATCAAGCCGGGCGACAAAGTGCGCTTTACTGCCACGCGCAAGGACGGGCGCTACGTCGTCACGGCCATATCCAAGTAA
- a CDS encoding histone deacetylase family protein, with protein MKAFYHPDQKLHHPQTYFSRGKMRTPQEVPARLDALAEAARKLKFDVREPVDAGAGAIGAVHSLDYLRFLREAHARWKQLPDDWGDEVVSNVFVREPNALRGVLAQAARYLADGSCPVGPHTWQSAYWAAQCAISGAQTLLDGERHAYALCRPPGHHARRDAAGGFCYLNNAAIAAQMLTQRYKRVAILDTDMHHGQGIQEIFYERSDVLYVSIHGDPENFYPVVAGFENERGAGEGYGYNVNLPMPHGSPEPVFFDRLQQAQRAIELFQPDALVLSLGFDVFEKDPQAMVAVSANGFERLGQAIGAFKLPTLIVQEGGYYIEGLEDNAERFFAGLAKA; from the coding sequence ATGAAAGCCTTCTACCATCCCGACCAGAAGCTGCACCACCCGCAAACCTATTTCTCGCGCGGCAAGATGCGCACGCCCCAGGAAGTGCCGGCGCGCCTGGACGCCCTGGCCGAGGCCGCGCGCAAGCTGAAGTTCGACGTGCGCGAACCGGTCGACGCCGGGGCCGGCGCGATCGGTGCGGTCCATTCGCTGGACTACCTGCGCTTCCTGCGGGAGGCGCATGCACGCTGGAAACAGTTGCCCGACGACTGGGGCGACGAAGTGGTGTCGAACGTCTTCGTGCGCGAGCCCAACGCCCTGCGCGGCGTGCTGGCGCAGGCGGCCCGCTACCTGGCCGACGGCAGCTGCCCGGTCGGCCCGCATACCTGGCAGTCGGCCTACTGGGCGGCGCAATGCGCCATCTCCGGCGCGCAGACCCTGCTCGACGGCGAGCGCCATGCCTACGCGCTGTGCCGCCCGCCCGGCCACCATGCGCGGCGCGACGCCGCCGGCGGCTTCTGCTATCTCAACAACGCCGCCATCGCCGCGCAGATGCTCACGCAACGCTACAAGCGCGTGGCCATCCTCGATACCGACATGCACCATGGCCAGGGTATCCAGGAAATCTTCTACGAGCGCAGCGACGTGCTGTACGTGTCCATCCATGGCGATCCGGAGAACTTCTATCCGGTGGTGGCGGGCTTCGAGAACGAGCGCGGCGCGGGCGAAGGCTATGGCTACAACGTCAACCTGCCCATGCCGCACGGCTCGCCCGAGCCGGTGTTCTTCGACCGCCTGCAGCAGGCGCAGCGGGCCATCGAACTGTTCCAGCCCGACGCCCTGGTGTTGTCGCTGGGCTTCGATGTGTTCGAGAAAGACCCGCAAGCCATGGTGGCGGTCAGCGCCAATGGCTTCGAGCGCCTGGGCCAGGCGATCGGCGCCTTCAAGCTGCCGACGTTGATCGTGCAGGAAGGCGGCTACTATATCGAGGGCCTGGAGGACAACGCCGAGCGCTTCTTCGCGGGCCTGGCCAAGGCCTGA
- the hslU gene encoding ATP-dependent protease ATPase subunit HslU, whose product MSANHMTPGEIVSELDKFIIGQNRAKRAVAVALRNRWRRQQVAEPLRHEIHPKNILMIGPTGVGKTEIARRLAKLANAPFIKIEATKFTEVGYVGRDVDTIIRDLTEYSIKQTRELEMRRVRSHAEDAAEDRILDALVPPPRGASGEPERGEDNSARQTFRKRLREGKIDDLEIEIEIAQPMPQMDVMTPPGMEEMAEQLRGMFAGLARDKKKSKKIKVREAFKLIVEEEAAKRVNEDDLRAAAITNVEQNGIVFLDEIDKIAARQETGGADVSRQGVQRDLLPLVEGTTVNTRYGMVRTDHILFIASGAFHLARPSDLIPELQGRFPIRVELDSLSAEDFVSILSETDASLIKQYTALLGTEDVKLEFTDDGIRRLAELAFSVNERTENIGARRLYTVMEKLLEELSFDASANSGEVITIDAAYVDLQLAETAGSQDLARYVL is encoded by the coding sequence ATGTCCGCAAATCACATGACCCCCGGCGAGATCGTCTCCGAACTCGACAAATTCATCATTGGCCAGAATCGCGCCAAGCGCGCGGTCGCGGTGGCGCTGCGCAACCGCTGGCGGCGCCAGCAGGTCGCCGAGCCGCTGCGCCATGAAATCCACCCCAAGAACATCCTGATGATCGGGCCGACCGGGGTGGGCAAGACCGAAATCGCCCGCCGCCTGGCCAAGCTGGCCAATGCGCCGTTCATCAAGATCGAAGCGACCAAGTTCACCGAGGTGGGCTATGTGGGCCGCGACGTCGACACCATCATCCGCGACCTGACCGAATACTCGATCAAGCAGACACGCGAGCTGGAAATGCGCCGCGTGCGCAGCCATGCCGAAGACGCGGCCGAAGACCGCATCCTCGACGCGCTGGTGCCGCCGCCGCGCGGCGCCTCCGGCGAGCCCGAGCGCGGCGAGGACAACAGCGCGCGCCAGACTTTCCGCAAACGCCTGCGCGAGGGCAAGATCGACGACCTGGAGATCGAGATCGAGATCGCCCAGCCCATGCCGCAGATGGACGTCATGACGCCGCCCGGCATGGAAGAAATGGCCGAGCAGTTGCGCGGCATGTTCGCCGGCCTGGCGCGCGACAAGAAGAAATCCAAGAAGATCAAGGTCAGGGAAGCCTTCAAGCTGATCGTCGAGGAAGAAGCCGCCAAGCGCGTCAACGAAGACGATCTGCGCGCGGCCGCGATCACCAACGTCGAACAGAACGGCATCGTGTTCCTGGACGAAATCGACAAGATCGCCGCACGCCAGGAGACAGGCGGCGCCGACGTGTCGCGCCAGGGCGTGCAGCGCGATCTGCTGCCGCTGGTCGAAGGCACCACGGTCAACACCCGCTACGGCATGGTGCGCACCGACCATATTCTGTTCATCGCCTCGGGCGCCTTCCATCTGGCCCGTCCCTCGGACCTCATCCCTGAATTGCAGGGACGCTTCCCCATCCGGGTCGAACTGGATTCGCTGAGCGCCGAAGACTTCGTCAGCATCCTGTCCGAGACGGACGCTTCGCTGATCAAGCAATACACCGCCCTGCTCGGCACCGAGGATGTGAAGCTGGAATTCACCGACGACGGCATCCGCCGGCTGGCCGAACTGGCATTCTCGGTCAACGAGCGCACCGAGAACATTGGCGCACGACGCCTGTACACGGTGATGGAAAAACTGCTGGAAGAGCTGTCGTTCGATGCCAGCGCCAACTCGGGCGAAGTGATCACCATCGACGCCGCCTACGTCGACCTGCAACTGGCCGAGACGGCCGGCAGCCAGGACCTGGCCCGCTACGTGCTGTAG